In one Oncorhynchus masou masou isolate Uvic2021 chromosome 23, UVic_Omas_1.1, whole genome shotgun sequence genomic region, the following are encoded:
- the si:dkey-174i8.1 gene encoding arylsulfatase I, with the protein MPPHLIFILADDQGYGDVGYHGSDIHTPVLDQLAGEGVKLENYYVQPICSPSRSQLMTGRYQIHTGLQHSIIRARQPLCLPPDAPTLAERLQEAGYSTHMVGKWHLGFCRPGCLPTGRGFQSFLGSLTGSGDHFSYQSCDQAEACGFDLHDGERPAWEMSGNYSTTLYIERVKKILRAHDPQKPLFLYLALQAVHTPLQAPDHFLQRYSALDNRPRRLYAAMVSCVDEGVGALVQELRTRGLYQNSVLVYSSDNGGQPLSGGCNWPLRGGKGTYWEGGVRAVGFVHSPLLKRKGKVSKALIHVSDWYPTLLSLAGAPEKDRGQLDGHNVWGAISQGLPCPRTEILFNIDPVSRRPGEADSRTLALNGFGIWDTALRAAIRAGDWKLLTGNVGDGDWVPPQTLPGGPHQWQGMEKRRDQRGKSVWLFNITADPYERSDLADARPEVVKILLARLAEYNQTAVPPRNPPDDHMADPQLHGGVWTPWLGEPGSEGPEGSGEGGKGKAKSSKMRHCKVCKLKALFKKVGSRMQRSSLFF; encoded by the exons ATGCCTCCCCACCTCATCTTCATCCTGGCGGATGACCAGGGCTATGGAGACGTGGGCTACCATGGCTCGGACATCCACACTCCGGTCCtggaccagctggctggagaaGGGGTGAAGCTGGAGAACTACTATGTCCAGCCGATCTGCTCACCCTCACGCAGCCAGCTTATGACTGGGCG GTACCAGATTCACACGGGCCTCCAGCATTCTATCATCCGGGCACGCCAGCCGCTGTGCCTGCCCCCGGATGCACCCACCCTGGCTGAGCGGCTGCAGGAAGCGGGCTACAGCACCCACATGGTAGGAAAGTGGCACCTGGGCTTCTGCCGGCCGGGCTGCCTGCCCACGGGCCGCGGCTTCCAGAGCTTCCTGGGCTCCCTGACTGGCAGCGGTGACCACTTCTCCTACCAGAGCTGTGACCAGGCTGAGGCCTGCGGCTTCGACCTGCACGATGGGGAGAGACCAGCCTGGGAGATGAGCGGTAACTACTCCACAACGCTCTACATAGAGAG GGTTAAGAAGATCCTGAGAGCCCATGACCCCCAGAAGCCCCTCTTCCTGTACCTGGCCCTCCAGGCAGTCCACACACCCCTCCAGGCACCAGACCACTTTCTGCAACGCTACAGTGCCCTGGATAACCGCCCGCGACGACTCTACGCAGCCATGGTGAGCTGTGTTGACGAGGGTGTGGGGGCGCTGGTTCAGGAGCTGAGGACTCGTGGCCTCTACCAGAACTCTGTCCTGGTCTACTCCTCAGACAACGGGGGCCAGCCCCTCTCTGGGGGCTGTAATTGGCCCCTGCGTGGGGGGAAGGGCACGTACTGGGAGGGGGGAGTACGGGCGGTGGGTTTTGTCCACAGCCCACTCCtgaagaggaaaggaaaggtgaGCAAGGCACTGATCCATGTTTCTGACTGGTACCCAACCCTGCTGTCTCTGGCGGGGGCACCGGAGAAGGACAGAGGCCAGCTGGACGGCCACAATGTGTGGGGGGCCATCAGCCAGGGGCTGCCGTGCCCCCGTACCGAGATCCTGTTCAACATTGACCCGGTATCCCGACGGCCTGGGGAGGCAGACTCCAGGACCCTGGCCCTTAACGGCTTTGGCATCTGGGATACGGCATTGCGGGCGGCAATTCGGGCCGGGGACTGGAAGTTGCTGACGGGAAATGTGGGTGATGGGGACTGGGTGCCCCCTCAGACCCTGCCCGGGGGGCCCCATCAGTGGCAGGGCATGGAGAAACGTCGAGACCAGAGGGGGAAGTCTGTGTGGCTTTTCAACATCACCGCTGACCCTTATGAGAGGTCAGACCTAGCCGATGCAAGGCCTGAGGTGGTCAAAATACTGCTGGCCAGGCTGGCCGAGTACAACCAGACGGCCGTGCCGCCCCGAAACCCCCCCGATGACCACATGGCGGACCCCCAGCTCCATGGGGGGGTGTGGACACCATGGCTGGGTGAGCCAGGCAGCGAGGGGCCAGAGGGcagcggggagggagggaaagggaaggcAAAGAGTAGTAAAATGAGGCACTGTAAGGTGTGCAAACTGAAAGCCCTCTTTAAGAAGGTGGGCTCCCGGATGCAGAGGTCCTCTCTCTTCTTTTAG